CACCACGACCGACATGTGAGCGTCGTAGTCGAAGCTCGAGTCGAGCCGCACGTCCCGGTGAGCGCCCGCGGGTAGGGCGGAGAGACCCACGGCGTGGTCGAAGTGCGAGAAGTCGTCGCCCACGGCGATGGTCGCCGAGGTGAACACCACGCTCTGCATCTCGGGGAGCCAGCGCTTGGCGAGGTCGGCTCCCACGTCGATCTTCTCGGCGACGAGGCGCTCGGACCCGATGCGCCGCTTGGAGCGCGCGAGCTGCGCCGAGAAGACATAGCTCGGGTCGTCTGCGGCACAGATGAGCCGCAAGCTGGCAAGGAGGTCGCTCAGAAAGCGCGTGGAGTCACCGAGGTCGGCCGCGAGCTGCGGCGCCTCTGAGGAGAGCGCGGACGCGGCAGAGGCGAGCTGGCGCACCGCCTCGTCGAGGGCGTCGGTCGCGCGGCCGCCCGCCTCGACAACTTTAGCCCACGCGGGCGAGGCGCGCACCTCATCGCCGATCCAGAGCGTCTGGGTGTCGTAGCCCCCGCCCCCCTTGGCCACGGACCCCAGCTCATGCACGCAGACGAAGAAGTCCGCCGCCGTCACCGAGGCGCGGCTCACGCACGCGGACGCCTTGGCGAGAAGACCCGTCACGAGGGTCGAGCCCTCGAGCCCCGCCGCAGAGGCCATGAGGGTGCGGATGACGCCGCTCTTGGTGCCGCCCAGAAGCTCAAAAGCACCGCGCGCCTCCTCGCCCGAGACCTCGACTGCCCACTGCCGGCGCGCCTCGGCCTCGAAGCCGTGAGCCTCGTCGATGACCCAGTTGCGTACCGGCGGGAGGATCTTGCCCCCCGCGGCGACGTTTCTGAGCAGGAGCGAATGATTGGTCACTACCACGTCCGCGCAGGCCGCCCGGCGGCGGGCGCCGTGCAGCAGGCACTCGTGGGGAAAGTAGGGACACCGGGCGTGCAGGCACTCCCCCGGCGTGGTAGTGAGCATCGAGCGCGGCACGTAGCGCCAGCGGATTCCCAGGGCGTCGAGGTCGCCTTCGGGGGACTGGCACGCAAAGGCGTAGGTCACCGCGATGGCTGTGAGCTGGTCTGTGGCCACGGCGTTCTCGGAGCGGCCGTCGTGGGTGACCAGAGAGAGGGGCAGGTCCTCGACCGCGGCGCGGTCGAGCCGATACAGGCAGGGGTAGTGGTCGTAGCCCTTGAGACTCACGAAGGTGAGACCGCCGGGCAGCGCCGCCGCCAGCGCGGGGAGCTCGTGGGAGACGAGCTGGTCGGTCAGGGCGTTCGTCTTGGTGGCCACGCCCACGGTGACGTTGTTCCTCCGGGCGAAGAGCGCCTCGGGGAGCAGGTAGGCAATGGACTTGCCCACGCCCGTGCCCGCCTCGATGGCGCGATGCGTCGAGGTGGCGAGGGCTTCGGCCACCTCGCATGCCATGCTCACCTGCTCGGGCCGGCTCTCGAGGCGCTCGTACATGCGCGACACGACGCCACCCTCGGAAAACCCGTCCTCCACCTCGGCGGCGGAGGGCGCGCTCAGATGCGCGAGGTCCTGGGCGTCCGCGCGGGGGCTCGCGGGTCCCTCGCGCACGAGCTCCTGGCGATGCTGCTTGAGTGAGAAGGGCCGAGGGTCGGGGTCGCCTAGGGACGCCAGGTACGAGAAGACGGGCCTGAAGGGCCACCTCACCTCCTCGTGCGTCCCCGCGAGGAGCGAGAGCAGGGACTGAGGCAGGTCGAGAAGGCCCAGGAGGAGGATGCGCCACATGCCGCACAGTGCGTCCACGTCGTCACCGGCGCGATGCGTCACCGAGGCGCACCCAAAGGCCTCGGCCATGTCGGCGAGGCGGTGCGACGAGAGGCGTGGCAGGGCGATGCGGGAGAGGGCGAGCGTGTCGATCCAGGTGTCCGACACGTTGGCCCCGCCGGACACGCCCTCGATGAAGGTGCGGTCGAAGGTGGCGTTGTGCGCGAGGACTGGTGCGCCGCCCGTGAACTCGGCGAGCGCCGCAACGGCCTCGCGCGCGGAGGGGGCGTCGGTGACGTCGGCGTTGCTGATGCCCGTGAGTTGCTGGATCTCCGGGGGGACGGGACCCTCGGGATGCACGAAGGTCTCGAAGCGCTCCACGACCTCGCGGCCGCTGAGGCGCGCGGCTGAGATCTCAATGAGACTGCAGTCCTTGAACGAGAGGCCCGTGGTCTCGGTGTCGAGCACCACGACGTCCTCCTCGAGGGGTCCGAGGTCGGTCGCGCGCGCTCTCTCGGAAAGGCTCAGGTAGCGTGCGCGAACGGCCTCGGGCGTGCCGGGGAGCAGAAGCTCCTCGAGGGTTCGAGACGGGGTTTCAGTCATGCGTCAGATGCTCTTTTCGGCTGCCTCGAGGGCGTACTCGATGAATCGGGTGCAGAGCTCGGGAAACTCCACGCCCCCGTGGCGCGCGGAGTCGGGCAGGAGGCTCACCGCCGTCATCCCGGGAATCGTGTTGGTCTCCAGGATGACGGGCTCCCCCTGGTCCGTGACGATGAAGTCACTGCGCGAGCACCCCCTACACCCGAGCGCGCGGTGGGCGCGCACAGCGAGCTCCTGCGCCTTGGCGTAGACCCCGGGCTCCAGACGGGCGGGGATCACGTGGTGCATCGCGGACGGCTCGTACTTGACCTTGAGGTCGTAGAAGTCCGCTCCGGTCACGATCTCGACGATGGGCAGGGCGTGGGCGTCCTCGTTTCCCATGACGGGCACGGTGATCTCCATGCCCTCGACGCACTCCTCCACCAGGATGCGCCCGCCGCCCGCACCGGCCGTGGCGAGCGCGGCGGGGAGCTGGGCACGCTCGGTCACCCGCGAGATGCCAAAGCTCGATCCGTTGGAGGCCGGCTTGACGAACAGGGGCAGACCAAGCGCGCCCACGAGGGCGTCGACCTGCTCGTCGGTGAGCGTCGCGCGCGGTGCGAGGTCGATGCCGCGCGGCGTGCGAATGTGGGCGGCGGCGTAGACGGCCTTGGCAAGCTCCTTCTCGGTTGCGACCGCCGAGGCGCTCACCCCAGAAAACGTATAGGGCATGTGGAGAATCTCAAGGAGGCCCTGGATGCAGCCGTCCTCGCCGTAGCGGCCGTGCATGGCCACGAACGCCACGTCGTAGTGGCCGCCCGTGAGGGAGTTCAAGAAGCGCGCGTCGGCGAGGTCAAGGAGGTCGACGACCGCAAAGCCCGCGTCGAGAAGGGCCTGCCGGCACTCCGTGGCAGAGCCGAGCGATATCTCACGCTCGTCCGACCACCCCCCCGCGATCACGACGACTCGTAGGGACTTCAGCGCTGCTCTGTTCATCGATGCTCCCCCGACGGGCACGGCCCGTGCGCTAGACTCGTTCATGGAGGCTCTTCCCCTACCTGATGAGGATACTCCAGATAGAACACCTTGCGAATTGGGAGCACACATGCAGCCAGACACCCCTGCGTCCACCACACATGCCACGGGCGAGACGCTGATTGACGTGCACACGCTCTCAAGAGGAGCGCTCACGGAGCTCGTCGGCGAGCTCGGACAGCCCGCGTTCAGGGCGAAGCAGATTGAGGAGTGGGTGTGGGCGAAGAACGCCTCCTCGTTCGACGAGATGAGCAACCTCCCCAAGGCGCTGCGCGAGGAGCTGGCGCGCCGCCTCACCCTGGGCACCACCGAGGAGGCCGCGCGGCAGGTCTCCGCCGACGGCAGCCGCAAGTACCTCCTGCGCTATCCCGACGGGGTCTCGGTGGAGTGCGTAGGCATGCCCACCAAGAACCGCCTCGCCGTCTGTGCCTCCACGCAGGCGGGATGCGCCATGGGCTGCGCCTTCTGCGCGACGGGCACCCAGGGGCTCACCCGCTCCCTCACGGCGGCCGAGATATACGAGCAGGTCATGCATGTGCGCGATGACTTCAACATGCGCGCGACGAGCGTAGTCCTCATGGGGCAGGGCGAGCCCTTCATGAACTACGACGCGTCTCTGGGCGCGCTGCGCCTGCTCAACTCCCCTGACGGCGCCGGCATAGGCGCGCGCCACCTCACGGTCTCCACCTGCGGCGTCATCCCCCAGATCATGCGTTTCGCCAAGGAGCCCGAGCAGTTCACGCTTGCCGTCTCGCTGCACTCCGCCATCCAGGCCACCAGAAACGCTCTCATGCCGGGCGTGCGCAAGTACACGCTCGTCAACCTCTACGCCGTGATGGGAGAGTACGTCAACAAGACCGGGCGACGACCCACCTACGAGTACGCCCTCATCGGCGGCGTCAACGACACGGACACCGAGCTCCAGGCCCTCTCCGACTTCTGCGAGGGGACCCTCGCCCACGTGAACCTCATTCAGCTCAACGAGGTCAAGGGCTCGAGGTTTCACCCCTCGTCCTCCGCGCGCGCGGAGGACTTCGTGCGCAGGCTCGGGAGCGTGGGCGTCGAGGCGACCATACGAAACTCGCGCGGCGCGGATATCGACGCGGCATGCGGGCAGCTCAAGCAGCTCGTAGGGCGCCGCTAGTCTTCTCCTTATACAAGCAATATAGAACAAATGTTCGTATAAGGAGAAGTAAACTCTCTCTCAATAGCCTAGTATCTCCCACTGCTCTCGCGCTGCTCTTTTCTGGGCAGACGCGACTCCCGCATCCTTTGCCGTCCCTGTGGGCTGTGTGACAAGCTCACTCAGCTTTCGAATCGCGCTATATGTTGTACGCGCGGCAGCACGAAAGCTCTTTTGGGCATTTTCGGAGAGTCCGTAGGCGTAGAGGAGATACCCCGCGCTCACGATGACTCCTGCCCCGAGCAGAGTTCTTCTTATGCTTTTCATTCTCCTGACCACGTCCCCGGTCCGCTGAGAAGATTGACTATGTGTCCAAGCTGATCCTCGCTCTCGAACTCAATCTCGAGCTTGTTCTTGCCCCGCACGTTCTTGACTTTTACGTTTGTATCAAGCGCGAGACGAAGCTGACGCTGGACGCGCTTAAAGTAGGCCGGCGCGGGCGTGCGATGACGAATCTCAACGTCTTGGTTGACAGAAAACAATGGGGCAAGGCTTTCTGTCTGACGTACCGAGAGCCGCTCGTCAACGACCTTTTGGGCGAGGTGCCTGCGACCGTCCTCGGTCGGCACCGCAAGAATGGCGCGCGCATGGCCCGCAGTGAGCTTTCCATCGTTCACGAGCTCCTGAACCTCATCGGGTAGGTCGAGGAGGCGCAGCGTGTTTGTGATGGTCGAGCGCGACTTGGAGAGAATCTGCGCGAGCTCCTCCTGCGTCAGGTCCTTCTGGTCAATGAGCTGGCGATACCCG
This is a stretch of genomic DNA from Thermophilibacter immobilis. It encodes these proteins:
- a CDS encoding D-alanine--D-alanine ligase family protein, with the translated sequence MNRAALKSLRVVVIAGGWSDEREISLGSATECRQALLDAGFAVVDLLDLADARFLNSLTGGHYDVAFVAMHGRYGEDGCIQGLLEILHMPYTFSGVSASAVATEKELAKAVYAAAHIRTPRGIDLAPRATLTDEQVDALVGALGLPLFVKPASNGSSFGISRVTERAQLPAALATAGAGGGRILVEECVEGMEITVPVMGNEDAHALPIVEIVTGADFYDLKVKYEPSAMHHVIPARLEPGVYAKAQELAVRAHRALGCRGCSRSDFIVTDQGEPVILETNTIPGMTAVSLLPDSARHGGVEFPELCTRFIEYALEAAEKSI
- a CDS encoding ParB/RepB/Spo0J family partition protein, producing the protein MAKKSGLGKGLGMLVGEADAETAGMHPDSTLPISKVHPNKGQPRKSFKPDELSELTDSIRQNGILQPLLVRKKGVSYEIVAGERRFQAAQLAGLNEVPVVIREISDEDVFKLALIENLQRSDLSPLEEARGYRQLIDQKDLTQEELAQILSKSRSTITNTLRLLDLPDEVQELVNDGKLTAGHARAILAVPTEDGRRHLAQKVVDERLSVRQTESLAPLFSVNQDVEIRHRTPAPAYFKRVQRQLRLALDTNVKVKNVRGKNKLEIEFESEDQLGHIVNLLSGPGTWSGE
- a CDS encoding helicase C-terminal domain-containing protein, which encodes MTETPSRTLEELLLPGTPEAVRARYLSLSERARATDLGPLEEDVVVLDTETTGLSFKDCSLIEISAARLSGREVVERFETFVHPEGPVPPEIQQLTGISNADVTDAPSAREAVAALAEFTGGAPVLAHNATFDRTFIEGVSGGANVSDTWIDTLALSRIALPRLSSHRLADMAEAFGCASVTHRAGDDVDALCGMWRILLLGLLDLPQSLLSLLAGTHEEVRWPFRPVFSYLASLGDPDPRPFSLKQHRQELVREGPASPRADAQDLAHLSAPSAAEVEDGFSEGGVVSRMYERLESRPEQVSMACEVAEALATSTHRAIEAGTGVGKSIAYLLPEALFARRNNVTVGVATKTNALTDQLVSHELPALAAALPGGLTFVSLKGYDHYPCLYRLDRAAVEDLPLSLVTHDGRSENAVATDQLTAIAVTYAFACQSPEGDLDALGIRWRYVPRSMLTTTPGECLHARCPYFPHECLLHGARRRAACADVVVTNHSLLLRNVAAGGKILPPVRNWVIDEAHGFEAEARRQWAVEVSGEEARGAFELLGGTKSGVIRTLMASAAGLEGSTLVTGLLAKASACVSRASVTAADFFVCVHELGSVAKGGGGYDTQTLWIGDEVRASPAWAKVVEAGGRATDALDEAVRQLASAASALSSEAPQLAADLGDSTRFLSDLLASLRLICAADDPSYVFSAQLARSKRRIGSERLVAEKIDVGADLAKRWLPEMQSVVFTSATIAVGDDFSHFDHAVGLSALPAGAHRDVRLDSSFDYDAHMSVVVARDLPAPSDRAYLGALEDLLFDVHRAMGGSVLTLFTNRRDMERVYEGLRPRLAAVGLDVACQSKGSSARRLRQRFVAEKSLSLLALKSFWEGFDATGDTLRCVVIPKLPFASPNDPLVRERDLREERAWWKYSLPEAVISVKQAAGRLIRSASDTGVLVLADSRVSSKGYGRLFVGSLPSRSVTKLESDNMGRYLELWRSSHE
- the rlmN gene encoding 23S rRNA (adenine(2503)-C(2))-methyltransferase RlmN translates to MQPDTPASTTHATGETLIDVHTLSRGALTELVGELGQPAFRAKQIEEWVWAKNASSFDEMSNLPKALREELARRLTLGTTEEAARQVSADGSRKYLLRYPDGVSVECVGMPTKNRLAVCASTQAGCAMGCAFCATGTQGLTRSLTAAEIYEQVMHVRDDFNMRATSVVLMGQGEPFMNYDASLGALRLLNSPDGAGIGARHLTVSTCGVIPQIMRFAKEPEQFTLAVSLHSAIQATRNALMPGVRKYTLVNLYAVMGEYVNKTGRRPTYEYALIGGVNDTDTELQALSDFCEGTLAHVNLIQLNEVKGSRFHPSSSARAEDFVRRLGSVGVEATIRNSRGADIDAACGQLKQLVGRR